GGCCTCCAGGATGAGGACAAAATCCGCGCCTGGGTCGCCGCCGCCGTCAAGCAGGCCAAGTAGTATCTTAAGCCCCAAGattaccaaaacaaaaaatgaagcCAAGCTTTAAGTTAATTCGGACCTtcgaaataaatgtttatttacccagttgaaacaacaaaagagCTAGAACTACAAACTACAAAACTAAATGGAGAACCAGCCTGGAGTGCCGGGTCGCTTCTTGTTCCTGTCCAGAAACCTGCGGAAGCCTTCCTTCGATTCATCCAGCGACTTTTCCTCCTTCTCCTGCCTCTCGGCCTTTTCCGCAAAGAAATCGGGGAACACAAAGGCCTGCTCCCTGGGCTGGAAAGGGCGGACATTATAGGTAGTCATCCATTAAAATATGACTTTGTACAATCCCATACCAGTGTTACATAAGCCAGCTTCACGTCGTCTTTCTTGGTGATGTATCCGTAGGCCTGATCCTTCTTGGTCTCTCCCAGGGCGATGCGAGTGCGCACGTCCACCACTGGCAGTTTGTAGATCTTCTCTAGGTAGCTGCGCACATCGTATTTGGTCATTTCCATCGAAACCGAAAAGGTGACCACATTGGGCGGCTGCTCCTCCGCGGGGCGGACCAGCTTCATCCAGAAGTTGGGCAGGAACACGCGCAGCTGCGGGTTGCCGCGCTGGTAGATGGGATACCACCTCGTGGACATGGTGGCTCACgaattcttgtttttattcaagttttaagaaattaaattaattgttgtGCGTTCACAGAATGCACTAAAAAACGACAGAGATTTGGGGTTGGAACAGGGGCGGAGCAAAGGGGGTCCGGTGTTGAGTAGCCACCGAGTAAGATTGTtaagcaaaaatataaataatttaagtgaaatatagaaaaatataaCGATTATATAATGCAAATAAATGATTATAAATtagaataataatttcatattCAGCGCCCTTTGAAACATTTATGCTTACGCCCCTGTCAAACCACGTGGGTTGTCCAACACTTGTCGAGAACAGCTGATTGCCCAAACcacaacaatttttaaatgtgatCCGGCTGAAATCGACTAGGAAACCCGCTCGAAATGGTTAAAATCAGGAAGAAGGAGGCGAAGAAGAAGCCCTTGACCCGCAAGGAGCAGAGGAAGCAAAAGTCGGAGGtcaaaaaacagaataagCGACTTTATCACGCCGGCAAGACTAACGGTTCTCAGCGCGTGGCCGCGGCGGCAGAGGCGTCGGCAGCGCAGTCGCTGCAGGGCAAAAACAAGAAGAAGAGAAGGAGCAAGAAAGTCATCCAAAATCCAGATGAAATTCCCAAGGAGCAACTTTTATCCGGGGAAATAGCCAGCGATGATGACGAGTCCATCGATTCGGACTTCAGTGATCCCGAGGTTGATGCCTTGTTGCCCAAAAAAGCCAAAGTAGAAGTCTTCGAGCCGCTCCAGGGGAAGAAGGCGAGGAAAGGAGGCGCCATCCAAAGGCAAGATGAGGAGGCGGCCCGGCGGAAGGAGCTGCGCCAGCAGAGGGAACTGGAGAGCAAGTCCAAGAAGCAGCGGCTGAAGCAACTCCGCCTGGAgaacgaggaggaggaccGCGAGATCAACAAGCTGGAGAAGAAGCTGAAGCTCAACAAATCCAAGGACAAGAACCGCCTGGTCAGGAAGATGTTCAACGATGGCCTGGACTACCTGCTGGACTTCGTCCTGGATGACGAGGAGGAGAAGCTTAAGTGGGAGGAGAAGCAGGAGCGCAAGAAGCGGCTgaaggagcagcaggaaaaaGAGGAGGCGGGCATGTGGAgcgatgaggaggaggatgaggaaCGAGATGAGCCCCACGATAACTTCCCCGACGATGACAGTGGGTCAGAGGAGAATGACGATGATGAAGACCTTAGCGGAGATGAGAAGCACAGCGAGGAGGAGTCTGaacaggaggaggaggcacCCAAAGGTGAGTTAATAATGATGGAACCCCTTTAGTATGTCACCAATTAATCCCTGCCAATCCTTTCAGTTAAGGAGGACATCTACGGACGCAAACGCGATGCCGAGGGCAACATCCTGCCCGATCCCGTGGAGCAGGAGGCCTCTGCCGCCGGCCAGAAGTACATACCGCCACATCAGCGAGCTCTGATGGCCGCCAGTGCGGGCTCCAGCGAAAAGCAGGCAGAAATTCTGGCCCGCCTTCTAAAGCAATGCAAAGGGCTGCTCAATCGTCTCTCCGAGGCGAATCTGCACAAGATTGCAGCTGGCATAGAGGCGCTCTACATGAAAAACTCCCGCTACAACATGAACGAGACCCTGACCAAGTTACTCCAGGAAGCCCTGCTGGGCTCCACGCGAACCAATGAGCGAATGGTGCAGGAACACATGGTGCTCTTGGCCTATCTGCATGCCCAAATAGGCAGCGAGATTGGAGCTCATTTTCTGCAGACCTTTGTAGAGCTTTTCGATGGCTATGTAAAGGATATCGCTAGCCTGGAGGTGGAGGACAAGCGGTTGAATAACCTAGTGCTAGTGCTCTGCTACATGTACCTCTTCAAGATTTACGAGCTGAGCCTGCTGATGGAGCTGATAGGCAAATTGGCCGATCAGCTTTGCGAGAAGAGTGTGGAGTGCCTCTTGCTGATCTTTCAGTCCATCGGTTTCCGCCTGCGCAAGGACGATCCATTGGCTTTCAAGAACATGATGCAAAGAGTTCAATCGCAGATTGCCACTGCTCCACTGGAGCTGAAAGAGAATCCTCGCCTGCGTTTCATGGTGGACATTCTGAATGCTGTCAAGAACAACAACATGCAAAAGCTGCCTCAATACGATCCTGAATTGGCGGAGAATCTTCGAAAGCGTCTGAAGGCCATGTTGAAAAATGATCGTTACGTTGTGACTTTGAACATAACACTGGAGGATCTTCTACGTGCCGATAAAGTGGGAAAATGGTGGATCGTGGGTTCTGCCTGGACTGGAAATCTCGACGAGATGGGTTCCGCCAAGCAAAAGCAGGATAAGAACTCAGCCAAGTCTGCAAATGGAGGCTTCGCCGATAAGTTACTGGAGCTGGCCAGAAAGCAGCAGATGAACACAGCTGAAAGGAGGAATATCTTCTGCATCATCATGAGTGCCGCTGATTATGTGGATGCCTTCGAGAAGATCCTCCACTTGGCTCTGAAGGATCAGCGGGCGGTGGCCTATGTGATCATCCATTGCGCCCTCAACGAAAAGCGGCCCAATCCCTACTACGCTCATTTGGCGCTCAAGTTCTGTCAGTTCAATAGAAAGTATCAGCTGGCATTCCAGTTTGCCAGTTGGGACCGGATCAATGATATCGAGAAGCTTTCCAGGCCACAGATTCGCAACCTGGCGAGTTTCCTTCAGCAAGTTATCCTAGCTGCTGGTTTGCAGCTCTCTGTGCTCAAAGTGGTCGACTTTATGCAGCTGGATAAACTCAGCTTTTACTTCATGAAAGAGGTGATGGTGAGGTTACTTTTGGCGCCAGATGAGCGGGAAGTCTATCAGACCTTCGAAAGAGTAGCCAAAAACACCAAGCTACAGCAGTTTAAGCAGAGCATTAGGCTCTTCCTGCAGCACTTCCTTTTGAAGGAGGATCAGCTGGAGAAGCTGAAGCtcaaggaggaggagcaacAGCTTCTGCAGCAACGCGTGGATCACCTGGACCAGCTGCTGGCCTATGTGGACTTGTAAAAATAAGTAGAGTTAGAAGGCGACCTTTCTAGCTTGTAAAATAAACGTATACCTTAGGATCCCAATATATTTTACACGTTTTATTCAACGTATATAAAACTATGTTGTCTTAAAATAAGTTTCCCGCTATATacctaaaaataatatattttttttatcaaagaCAACTTGTAAATAGAAAGGCGTCTCTTTATTATCTACGTTCAAACATTAACAACTATCATAAACAACTAGTCGAAGCTTTGGAGGAGATCGCGTGCCCGCTGGTAACGCGTGGACTCGATTAGTTGCTGCCGCTCAGCCTCATCCTCCAGCTTTTCGCCCTCCTTGTCCAGTTTTTGAATCACCTCCTCGGCCAGCTGGCTGATCTTTGAGCGCGCTGCGCCCTGGGAACTAGCCAAATACTCCAGTGCAATGGGCCACAGCTCCGCATCGAGTTTCTCCTCATCGAAGGCGGTCTGTTGGATGGAAATCTGCCGCAGTTTGTTGAATTTCCACTCCTGGCGGGATTCCTTCCATTTCATAAGGTATTCCTTGTTGATTTTGGCCTCCTTGTTGGAGTTCTGATTCCTCTGGGCCTCGAGGCGCTGCTGGTGCTTCTGTTTCTTCTTTTGGCGAACGGTGACCACCGCATTGGCATTTTCCGGACGAGCAGCCTCCCTAAGTTGCGCCTCCGTTGGCTGGGAATCCTCTTCGTCGTCGTCCGAGTTGGATTCCTGCTTGCTGCGCTTCTTCTTAACGGGTTTGTTTGCCTCCTGGGGTTGTTTTCTCTTAAGGGGTTTCTGTACGACATCGCCCTCATCTCCGCTGGGGGCCAACTGCTCCTCCGCGGGGTTTTTCTTGCTGCGTTTCTTGGTGGCCAAGGTTTCCTCTCCCTTTTGACGCCTCTTGGAAGGTTTATCTGAAAGTACTGGATGTGACATATATGGTAGATGTGGATATTAAGCCAAATTCACCTGTTACAGCTGCCTGTTGCTCCACCTGTGGCTCCAGAATCAGACTTTTGTTGGCCACCTCGTCGTCGCTGGCCGCATGTTCCGCATTCTCGGCCGCTTCGTGCTTGCGTTTCTTGCCCTGGCGCTTGGCCTTCTTCTCCAGCTCAGTGCGGGCCATTGCAGCAGCGTATTGATTGGGAATTAACTCAAAACACCGAGTTGTCAAagagaaaattgaaaaaatcttTTGAAAATCTCAGCAAAATGTGTTTGAGCGCTGCGGAGCTGCCACAGGGTCAACTGCACCGCGGTTTACCAACACTGCAAAGTACCCAGTCTGGCAACTCCACCAACATATGACTTGTCACAATCAATCCGGCAACGCCCACAAACATTGCCAAATTTTAgcttttgtttaataataaataaataagtaaataagcAAGCCATAATTAATATAAAGTGCATTTCGCTTGTGTAAGGCATCGCCTAGACCGCCATCTCTATTTTAAACGAAATTCCGACcgattttaaatgaaatatttgccATGCTAAGCTCGCGGCGCGTAAATAAAACTCGTGTGATAGttgtaattaattaaaataaagtcaTCAAGTAGTTAGCTGGGCTTCAAATAAGGTAAAGAAGAATAATAACTAATGAACAGGTAAGTTTTCTACGCAAATTATTCATTTCCATAATTTATctggcggcaacaacaacaaatccAACCGGCAAAACGCAACTGTTTACttgcgcgcgtgtgtgtgtttttgacAGTGCGTGCGTGTCTGTGTGTCAGCGGCAAACATAAATCGTGTTTTCGGCTTTAAATCGACAAGGGAAAATGCAGCTTTATCTTTGAAATTACAAAAAGGATCGCAAATGGAAGGAGGAAAAGTCGGGAGTCCTGAAACAGCTGTTGTTTACTAGGAGGAATGGGAGGAAGGACTTTAAAATTCAGCTGTATTAGTATAGGTAAGTGTAAGCCGCCAAAACCATTTACCGTTACAAGCCAATGCAATTACACGTAGAAccgtttttattttcaaattatattacaGGGGCGGACTCAAATGGGGGTTTGGGGGCTACATTTCCAAAAGTTCCATTTCCAGGGGCGGATTCAGGTGGGCggatttttggtttttgcattaaaattaaaaaggtccattattattatttattattatttttttttatctatatttttcgttttgtatatataaatatttctaaaacaacatttttgaaaatatttaatgtcaGCACCTAACAATGTGGACTATAATTAACGCCTGCTTTGTTCGCTGTCACATACGACATGGAAACAATATTCGGATCCTTCGTGGtcacatataaattattggaATACTCGACTTTTCCGCGTGTTGTCGCATACCCATTAATAAAGCGGCTTCTATTAAGCTCTTCTTCTGGAATATTTTTCACTGGCGTCAACTCAATACTAACTATACCCCTTGGGGAAACGCTTCCGGGAATGGTTATGGGCTCAGCAAAATGAACGAGCCCATAGGTAGTCTCAGTAGCATCAAATAGGCCAACTGGAAATACTATATTGATATCTCGcatttttttcactttccgATGTATAACAAACACAATTGGTAGAAGTACTAGAGCGACTGAGCCTAAAGAAAAGAAACTGATCTCAAGAGCAGAGTATTTCCTATCGGTCGCTCTCGAATAGTCCCACATGGGACCGTTCCACACCATGCCTCCGCTGGATCCGTCCTCGTAAAGGGCCACCACCGCCTTGTTCAAATCAGCGGCCTGTGTTTCGAACCGGAATTCCTGCTTAGATGCTGGCACAGGCTCTGATTGTAATGCCTTTCGATCGTCGCAAATAAAAGGACTGTTGGAGGAGACGGAGCACAAGATGACGATGTACTCGATTAGCTTATCCACATCCTTCGGTGGCTTCCAGATTAGGGTTTTGCGCTCAATATTGTACCACAGGTCCTGTGGTTGACGGAGCTCAGAGTTGGTCAGCACTGGGACTTCCATCTTCGAGCTGTTTTCCGATTGACCCACGGAGTTTTGGCTCCAAATCAAAACAGTGGCCGAAAGCGTGGGATCCCATTGATGGAAAACCGCGGAGGTATTCGTTTTGGATAGCGCCTTTTCACtggaaattatatattttcgaACATTTTTGAAACACAAATATGTTATATCTTTTATGCATACCCTGTTTCTGTTTCCACAATGTACCCTAAGTCCAGTTTGTTAAACTCCAATTCCTCCAACTCCGTCCAAAAAATGTGAAGATTCTTTTTGTCCGGATCGTAAAAAAAGCCGGGAATCAACTGCGGTGGTCGTTCCGGCGGAGAAGCCTCCGTATGGATGTTGAGTGCAAAATAATCCCTCGTCCATGGAGTATTTTCGCCTCTGTAGCGACGCCACGCGCGCAATTCGAAGGGTGGTTATTGTAGCGGGGTATACGGAAACAAATCTCATTCTCGTGATATTGTCTAATGGGCTCGAGCTCCTGCTGCACAATTCGTGGATCCCGCGGCACCAGCAGTAGTTTCCAGTCATGCTTCTCATAGAAACCATAGTGTAAATCTTCAATGCAGGTTAAGGTGCCTCTCCTTTTGGTGATGATCGACCAATTGTTCGGCCAAGGCGGCACTTTCATTTGGGTTCTACTGAGGTGAAATATTTGCTCCTGTACATCATTGTTACAGTTCAGTTGCAGGACAAAGGTGTGGTTTAAGTTCTCTGTGGTGGCACTCGAATATTTCGTGGAGCACTCAATCCGAGTCCCCACTGCCTGACACCGGTGATTGTTGGCATTGTCCAGGTTGAGAAAGTATTTATTGGACTCCCACAGTGCCCTAGAGCCCAACTGGCTGAAgctgcacaccaccaccaatTCGTCGCCTTTGCTAATGCACTCAAAGTCCTTGACATTTAGCTTTGGTATCACTGCAATAACTATCCAGTTATTATGATCGTCCGTCCGGCATAAGAAGGAGTAGAATCCTCCCTCTTCCGGGGTGTTTAGGGTTCTGTGCATAATGGTAAAGTTGTTCACGGGCACTGTGTCCAACCTATCGCCTTTGTTTGAAAATAGGAAATTCTGCTGCGTTACGAAGGAGGCGTTGTAGGAACAGAACACATCGAAAGAATCTCCACCGTACACTGTTTCTGGCGCAACATACAACTTCACTTGGAGTTGGTTCATACCCGGTGTACCGCTTAAGCCACTTAAACTATTtgccgctgcagcagcaaaaaaGCACGTCAACCAAATCATGGCGCTAGAAACACAATGTGCTcactaaatttgatttttttaaatttcgaaccCTTATCTCTTAATTTGATTCAGCCACATAGGTCAATATTATCACATATTTTGGGTGGGAACAATTTGAAACATttagtggaaatggaaaacaacGACCTCGAGATACCCATTGATCAGTCCACATTAAGGAAACTTATCAGTAAGAGTtacctatatatatttatttataaatatttttatttattcttgtaTGAAAAGATTGTGAGAAAGAGTACTAAATGTTCTACTTATTAGATACGTTTAACTAAATGCAACACACCCGCTTATTTTAAGAACAAGGAATACTTTGAAAGTACTGTTTTCAGTGTTAGTACTCAGTACTGGGGCTCTGGAGTTCGCAGGGCAtgattttgatttctgaaTTTCTTATGTATGGTAATTTTGCCTGGATTCGCGCCTGACTTAGTATCAGTAAGCATCAGTATGTAGCTTAAACAAAATCTATTGTATtgaattgtttattataactttaaaagaaaactttcatCGTTGTTTATGATCAAATTATtaatcttaaatatatatattttattgaagaGTATTTTTCATAATATCTGGTCTATAAAGTATTTTGACTATTCATAACTAAGTCTTACAGTGCGTTCTCGAAGAGTGGTGTTGTCCACGGTGACATAAGACATAGAAACAACAATTGGTTTTTCCGTGGCTACATATGAACTAGGTGCAATATCTGGTTCTCTCGTGGGCACATACAAGCTGGATTCAATACTCGGCTCGTTCATTGTCACATACGAACTAGGTACTTTGAGGTCTTCCTCGGGAATGATTTTCATCAtagtaattttagtattaactATACCTCTTGGAGGAACGCTTCCAGGTATGGTGATGGGAGCAGACGGTTGGGTCAACTCATTTTTCACCTCAGTACAATCGAACAGGCCAACGGGAAATACTATATCAATTTGACTCATTTTCTTAAGTTTCCGAAACAAGGCGGCTATTATAGGTAGAAATGCGACGGCGACTGAGCCGCCAATATAGAATATTTCTTCACTACCCGAGGATTTCGACTCGCCCGTTGTACTATCGGTGAAGCTGGGACCGTTCCACACCATGCCTCCGCTGGATCCGTCCTCGTAAAGGGCCACCACCGCCTTGTTCAAGTCAGCTGCCTGTGTTTTGAACTGAAATGTCTGCATAGATGCTGGCACAGGCTCTGACTGTATGGCCTTTTGATCCTCACAGATAAACGTTATGTTGGAGGATACGAAGCACCAGATCACAATATACGAAATAAGCTTATTCACATCCTTCGGCGGCTTCCAGGTCATGGTTTGGTTTTCTTTGTGGTACCACAGGTCCTGCGCTTGATGCAGCTCAAAGTTGGCCAGAACTGGAACAATTAGTTTCGAGCTATTCTCCGACTGACCCACAGAGTTTTTGCTCCAAACCAGCACAGTAGCCGGATGCGTGGGCTCCCATTTATCAAATATGGCGGAGCCTTCTCCTGTGTGCAGCGCCTTTTTACTGGAAGTCAAAGAGTGAGTTGATCTTAATAAACAATATCAAAGCTCCAAAGAaaacaattaacaaaaaatgtacattttctaaaaccagaaggaaattatacatatatacttgAACAGTCGAGAATATTCCCCTTTCTGCTTCTCCTCTATAAAGTTACTATAAAGAAGAGAGATCGCTATAAACGATggtctcgactatcagatacccacTCAGGGGAGTGCGAGAGAGACGGAGATATGCAATCAAGAAAGAGACTGTTGCCAAGATTGCACACTACGCCACCTAGCGTTGAATtcttataactttaaaatgaatggTAAGAAATGAATAATTTTAAGCAAGTAGATGGATATTAATAACTTACGCATGATTCAAAATCTTCTGGCTAGACAGACTTTAGGGTTGTGGGTGTGATGCACACGAATCCCTAGAATCGGCCAGCCTATTACTAtatagctcttatagtttacAAGTTCTGAACTTTTAAACGGACGAACAGACCGGTTTGGAAAgacaatataaaatgtatattgtaaatattataGTATATGCTTACCTGGTGTCCGTACGCACAATGTAGGTTAAGTCAGAGTCGCCAAACTCCAGACTGAACATATGGTGCCAGAAAACGTGGAGATATTTCGTATCTGTTTCGTAATAGAACACATCGCTCAGTAAGTACGGAGGTCTGCCAGGCCGATAAGTATCCGTGGTGAATTTGACGGCGTAAAAATCCCTGGTCCATgcgttattattattttcgctCGTGTAGCGACGCCACAGATGCACTACAAAGGTCTGGTTATAGTAGTGCGGCGTTTTGAAACATATCTCATCCATTCCCCTTAAAAGTCTTCTGTGAATTGGTCTGAGCTCTTTCTCCAAACCGACTCGTGGATTTTGCGGGAACAGCATCAGTTTCCACTCGTATCTATCATAGTATGCATAGGATCCAAAATCAACGCATGTTAAATGGCCTGGTTTTTGGCTGACTATGGGCGGGCTTATCGGCCAATGCGGCACTTTTATTTCGGCCCTATTGAAGCGAAATATCTGCCTTTGCAATGTGTATCCGAACCGCATTTCAAGTGTGAAGGTAAGGTTTGGCATCTCTGTGTCGGTTAAAAGGTACTGATTACTGCACTGAATTCGATTTCCCATCGATTGGCACTGATGATTTTCGCCACCATCTATGCTGAGATAGTATTTGATGGATTCCCAAAAGCCCCTAAATACCAACTGGCTAAAGATGCATTCCGCCACCAATATGTCGCCGCGACTAATGCACTCAAAGTCCTTGACATTAAGCTTTGGTCTCACTTCAATGGCCCTGGAAAGTTGGGTTCGGTCATTAACGcatataaaaatcataattcCCCCTTCAGGCGGTGTTTTTGTCACTCTGTGCTTGATGGTGAAGTTATCGACGTGCACAGTATCCAACTTGTGGCGATCACTAGAAAGTAGAAAATGGTTCCCCTCTCCACGACACGGCTCGTAAGAACAGATCAGCTCAAAGGGATCTCCGCTTAACACCCGTTTGGGATTGGTGTACACATTTAAATCGCGATCGCAAAACGCACTCAAACCACTGGCTGCCGTAGCTATTAGAAAACACGTCCACCAAACCATGTCGCCAAAGAACTAATGTGCGCTAAGCAATCTCGTTTCAAATTCCATGTGCTTATTACTGAATTTGTTTCAGCTGCAGTATTCACTGatatcaaaatttattttttatttttaataaaagaaacgAGGCGAAAACATATACGGGCGCCTTGGGGAATAGATGTTATAGAACTCGCGTCGAGCTTGTGAAAAAAGACCAAAGTCCCGGGAGTATAATTATTAGTCCCAATCAGCGAATAACATCAAATGTTATGCCAAGTCGTATTTTGAACAATtattgaataaattaaaatatacaagtaaatataaatgttaatatttttagaaaacaatAAATCTAATCCGATTTCTCTTGGAAAttgccatttttaattatttataaaaaataagaatccaaatattttttttaaaactttgttGACCTTCAGTTTAATCAGTGAAGTGATGAAGTCATAAcgcatttttttgtaaaaagaaactataaaaataattatacaagCTACTTCCTCATCCAAAATCCAAATTTCAACGAACCAAATAATCTGAAAATTTCCGATAAGTTTCGTTCCAAAACCCCACCAATTGAAATTTCACTTTCATCCGCTGAACGCCGGCGCGCCTTtcatacaaaaaaaatcgttGTAAACAAAAATGCTCATTTGAAATGTTCACACAAAATTTCCTCATCAAGCCTTTGGCTCTTTGAGTACTTTTCCGGCGTGTGGcaaaaatagcatttttccGACTTTTTCCGAGTTTTCCGCCTATGCCCCAAGTGAGAGGAAAGCTCTCACTCAGGGGTCGTCTCAGAATTTGTTGGCCATTGGATTCCTCCGCTGGCCATTTAGTTCTGCTTTGGTTGTGTTCCCGTTCGCATCGTGCTTTCCCCTCGCGTTTTCCGGCTTTTCCGTCGcgatctttggtgcttttccACGCGTTTCCACCCAAATTCTAAGCAAATCACTTGGGGCTATGAATCGAAATAATCCCAAAGATATTTCGGCAAATTTTCGGTAGTGAAAGAACGCTTCGGGATTTGTGCGGAATATATCTTGGGTGCATATGTCACTATCTGATGGGTAGGGCGGCATCTTCACTGGCTAATTGGATTGTCCACAGctacgacaacaacaacaagtgcAGACAGCGGACCTGTCACAACAAAtaggaaaaaaaagaaaataaaggcTAACGACTCCGGTTAACTTCGCCGGTAACACGCGTGTGTTTTTGTGTGCCTTGTCAGTAATCAATATAGTGGCGTTTGTTTTCGCGCGTTTTACTTTCTAACACACTTCGGTACCGCGGTTTTACCCCACGGATCCCTTTCCCAACTCAAGCCTGCGGTTTCTGTGACAACGTGAGCGGCCTCAACAAACCCGAAGAGGCCAGCCCCAAACGAAACTCAAGAAATATCACCCAACTCtctgttctggaatgataaagCTCGGCATATAAATGCTCGACAGTACGCGCTATAAGTGTAAGTTTCGATTGAAATAGGTTTATTCATATAAAAATTCTCAAAGGAAGGGATAAGGGGGTCTTGGAACGTTTACTTTTGGATAAAACTTACGGAgtcaacaacatttttttaataaacttgtaGTTTCTTATAAAGCTAGATTGAATTACGAGTTTATATggtttaaattgaaatctttAGGAAACGCTTCATGAATTTTCTCGCTGTGCAATTtccttatttgtttataaacatttCGGCACATCCGTTGGTGCGACCATTACATCAGCTGAGGTGGAGAGGTGTGGTCGCGGTCCACTTGTGTGCGTCCATCATGATTCAGTTTCGGATTCAAATCTGTATCTACTCTATGTGCTAGCAACTGTATCTATTTGGCAGCCGCATCTTCGGGAACGCTTTCCACCTCGCCTCCGCTGCCGTTTGTTTTTCCAATAGTTTTCCTCTAAAAATGGATCGGTTCGTCGGCAATTAAGGCCCCCCAAAAATAAGATATATGTATTTGAACTAAACTCATTCGTTGGTTTAATATGAATGAATCAATGCTCAGCATGGTTTCTCTTGAAAGTTCAGGTGGTATTATGGGACTTGGGAGGTAGTATATCATTCAAGAAGTTCTGGAATTGTCAAAAACTAATGATGTGTGTTTTGGTTTACAAACTAAAGTTGGGTGTTCTGTTTGTTTAAGTGTGTCTGCCATTGTTGACAGCTATatcaaattatagttttttgaaaagagcctttgttggttattattttttgccaTAATCTAATTCgggtttgaaataaataaaaccatttCTTTAACATTCTATAAGAGATACTCATATTATTTCAACATCGTAGTGGTTTAACAAAGAGTATGCCTTAGATATTGTACACCTACCTTGCCCCTTAAATTTAGTATTTCTATTTTTGCCTTGCGGCACTCGGAAAATGTGTACTTTGAGCACAAATGTCAAATATCGCTTTTTAAGGGTCACCGGCTAAATATTTTCGCtctttgcatatttatttttcaatgttGCCCATTGCAACTTGGCAAGTTGGCCAAGAAACGACGTTGTCTtctttttggctttgttttcgAATAAAACAGCCCTTTGGCTCATCGGTGGTTGGTTGTCGGCTGGTTGAGTCATTCTCTGTAAGGGTTGAGTGCATTTTTATGCTCTTTACAGATAGTTGGGTCGTAAATTCTCCGGTCAGACTATGGGCAAACAAATTGCCGGCTTC
This window of the Drosophila biarmipes strain raj3 chromosome 3L, RU_DBia_V1.1, whole genome shotgun sequence genome carries:
- the LOC108034471 gene encoding cytokine receptor-like, which translates into the protein MVWWTCFLIATAASGLSAFCDRDLNVYTNPKRVLSGDPFELICSYEPCRGEGNHFLLSSDRHKLDTVHVDNFTIKHRVTKTPPEGGIMIFICVNDRTQLSRAIEVRPKLNVKDFECISRGDILVAECIFSQLVFRGFWESIKYYLSIDGGENHQCQSMGNRIQCSNQYLLTDTEMPNLTFTLEMRFGYTLQRQIFRFNRAEIKVPHWPISPPIVSQKPGHLTCVDFGSYAYYDRYEWKLMLFPQNPRVGLEKELRPIHRRLLRGMDEICFKTPHYYNQTFVVHLWRRYTSENNNNAWTRDFYAVKFTTDTYRPGRPPYLLSDVFYYETDTKYLHVFWHHMFSLEFGDSDLTYIVRTDTSKKALHTGEGSAIFDKWEPTHPATVLVWSKNSVGQSENSSKLIVPVLANFELHQAQDLWYHKENQTMTWKPPKDVNKLISYIVIWCFVSSNITFICEDQKAIQSEPVPASMQTFQFKTQAADLNKAVVALYEDGSSGGMVWNGPSFTDSTTGESKSSGSEEIFYIGGSVAVAFLPIIAALFRKLKKMSQIDIVFPVGLFDCTEVKNELTQPSAPITIPGSVPPRGIVNTKITMMKIIPEEDLKVPSSYVTMNEPSIESSLYVPTREPDIAPSSYVATEKPIVVSMSYVTVDNTTLRERTVRLSYE